The following nucleotide sequence is from Flavimarina sp. Hel_I_48.
CTTTACTCACTGATCTTGTCCCGGAGGGTTTTTCTGGTAATCTGAAGGATTTCGGCAGCCTTGGTTTTATTGTTGCCCGTTGCCCGGAGTACTTTTCTAATGTACCTAACCTCCATTTCTTTTAAGGGAACGAGCGCTCCTTGCGGAAAATCAATTGAATACTTAAGGTTATCTGGCAACTGAGCAGGAGTGATCGTTTTATCACACATTATCACTGCCCGCTGAATTACATTTTCAAGCTCCCTTATATTTCCCGGCCAACTGTGACGTTCTAAAATAGTGAGAACCGCAGGCTCAAGCTGAATATAGCGGTCTCTATATTCTATCCCGTATTTGAAAAGGAATTTTTCGGCCAATTTTGGGATATCTTCTTTTCGTTCGCGAAGTGGGGGTACCTCTATTTCGACTACGGTGAGGCGATAAAAGAGATCCTCCCTAAATGTTCCCTTCTTGATCATGTCAGGCAGGTTACCATTGGTAGCTGCAATAACTCGCAGATCTAACTTTTCCGGCTTCTGGGAACCCACGCGCACCACCTCCTTTTCCTGAAGCACACGTAGCAATCTGGACTGTACTGCCAGTGGAGCATTTCCTATCTCATCTAAAAAAATGGTTCCTCCGGCAGCCGCCTGAAAAAAACCACTCCTATTGGTATCTGCTCCGGTAAAAGCGCCCTTGACATATCCAAAAAGCTCTGCTTCCAACAAATTTTCGGGAATTCCCCCACAGTTAACGGCAATGAAGGGCGCACGCGAAAATTTGCCCTGATAGTGAATGGAACGTGCCACAAGCTCTTTTCCTGTACCGCTTTCTCCCTTTATGAAAATGGTGGCCTTATTGTCCTTCACGCGTTCAATGACCTCTATTACCTCTTTTATTTTTTCAGAACCACCTATGATATCACCGTATGCATGCGATTTTTTGAACCCAGAGGATCCTTCTGTTTTTTTATCCAACTGCGAAAATGCTTGTGATATCGCAGTCTCGAGTTCACCTTTGGTAAAAGGTTTAGTAAGGTACTCCACCACACCGGA
It contains:
- a CDS encoding sigma-54-dependent transcriptional regulator produces the protein MQLKNENILLVDDDPNILELLQRHLKTWDYHTYKAVSVKEAVGILKDTPIDLLITDLKMPDIDGFELIKFASEHYPQMQKLVITGYPSIQDSLKVIKSGVVEYLTKPFTKGELETAISQAFSQLDKKTEGSSGFKKSHAYGDIIGGSEKIKEVIEVIERVKDNKATIFIKGESGTGKELVARSIHYQGKFSRAPFIAVNCGGIPENLLEAELFGYVKGAFTGADTNRSGFFQAAAGGTIFLDEIGNAPLAVQSRLLRVLQEKEVVRVGSQKPEKLDLRVIAATNGNLPDMIKKGTFREDLFYRLTVVEIEVPPLRERKEDIPKLAEKFLFKYGIEYRDRYIQLEPAVLTILERHSWPGNIRELENVIQRAVIMCDKTITPAQLPDNLKYSIDFPQGALVPLKEMEVRYIRKVLRATGNNKTKAAEILQITRKTLRDKISE